CCAGTTAGCTGCTCGCGAGCGATATTTGTTAACACAGTGGTTACAATACCACTGATTAAGCCACTCACGGCTGCCGTTTTTTGCACTTCTGGTGCCTGGTTCCTGACAACTCGATGCTTTGACGGTACATCGTCTGATTCGTCATCGGTATCATAGTCCTCGTCGTCGGGTTCGCCATATTTTTCGGCATAGCGATACTCATCTGATTTGGGCAGAACGGCATTTACAACCAAATATACGGCTAAAGCAGCACCTGCGACAAACAAGGTTGTTTTGCCAAGCTCCGTAGCGTCTTCTTTTATGGTTTCAACACCGTTTGAGATCGACGATTTTAGTCGTTCTGTAGCAGCGATCAGTTCGGCCCGCCGAGCCGTTGTATCCGCGAATGGTACTTTAGGATCTTCCATTTGTGCAGTAGAAAAAGCGTTTGAATGCGAACGTATCAAACTAGTAAGTAGCTGTTTACCAGACTTCCTGAAATAGATATGCGTTAATTAGATTGGGGGCCTGGATTGCTCATCGACGACCGGGTTTGCGCCATCAGTTCCTCAACCGCTTCTGATTTCTCTTCGATTTTTTTCTCCTGACTTTTTTTGATAGCGCTATAGGCCATTATCCGGATTTTTGCTTTAAAAAAATCTTTAGCAAAAAGCCAGAGCAAGGTCAGTACTAGAAAAAAACCGGCTACGATCAAAAAACCTAAGTATTGGCTATCGGTTACTTTATTCAAATAAGCAGCAAGTAGAATAAAGAGAAAAAGAAGGGTCATGGTACTAAGTAGAGCGAGTACAATGCCATGAATGCCAACCACAACTCCTTCTTCGAGTTTGCCTCGGCTTTCCAGCGTAAACAGCTCAATTCGGGCTTCCAGATAACGGAATATGTTTTCCCGGATTTCTTCCAGATGTTCCAGCATGGTTATGAATAATTGATTCCTTCTGCGGTATTTACAAATATGGGCTCAATTTGTTTCAAAAAAGTGAGGAAATAAAAAAACAGCTTCAACACGCAGGGTGTGAAGCTGTTCACAAATAATTTACCGTTGCCGATGAGCTATCCCTTGGCCTACTCCCTGATTTAGAAGAGCCAAAAGCGCGCAGGCACTATTATCAGCAGGATCGCTGGTCCGACAATAGGCTACATTAAATCAGGCATCATGCCAATGTCCATATACAAGAGCAACAAGTTTTGTTGCTGTCGCTTACCTCGATTGACGCAGTTTGGCTTCAATTGTTTGCTGCGTATGAGGTACTGCCCGTAGCCGCTCTTTTGGAATCAACTTGCCTGTATCTTTACAAATACCGTAGGTACCATTTTTGATACGGACCATTGCCGCGTCCAACTGCTGGATAAACTTTTGCAGACGAGCTGCCAATTGGCTTAAATTTTCACGTTCGCTGGTATCGGCACCATCTTCGAGCAGTTTTGAGTTCCCCGACGTATTATCCGTACCGCTATCGTTCCGTTTGCTCAGTGTTTCCTTAATGTAGTTAAGTTCGCTGCGAGTAGCATCCAGTTTTTGCCCAATCAGCTCTTCAAACTCTTTAAGTTCTTCTTCTGAGTAACGCTTTTTTTCTTCCTGAACCATAGCTAATTCAATGTTAAACTTTCGTTAGATGGTGTGCTTCATTTTTTCAGCCACAAAATTAATGGTTTGTATCCGGTATTTCAACGATTCTTCTGACATAATCTAATTTTATCGGAATTTTATCAAATTGAGAATTCTGATTTTCTCAAATGAATATTCGGTTAATATCCCCTTTGTTAATAGCCTCTTTTGATAAAGGCATCGATTGTAGAAAATTATGCGGCCGTTTTAATATTATATTAATTTTAGAAAAAATAGACCTTT
This window of the Spirosoma aerolatum genome carries:
- a CDS encoding phage holin family protein, whose amino-acid sequence is MLEHLEEIRENIFRYLEARIELFTLESRGKLEEGVVVGIHGIVLALLSTMTLLFLFILLAAYLNKVTDSQYLGFLIVAGFFLVLTLLWLFAKDFFKAKIRIMAYSAIKKSQEKKIEEKSEAVEELMAQTRSSMSNPGPQSN
- a CDS encoding TraR/DksA family transcriptional regulator — encoded protein: MVQEEKKRYSEEELKEFEELIGQKLDATRSELNYIKETLSKRNDSGTDNTSGNSKLLEDGADTSERENLSQLAARLQKFIQQLDAAMVRIKNGTYGICKDTGKLIPKERLRAVPHTQQTIEAKLRQSR